The following proteins come from a genomic window of Gossypium raimondii isolate GPD5lz chromosome 5, ASM2569854v1, whole genome shotgun sequence:
- the LOC105766532 gene encoding uncharacterized protein LOC105766532: MASEAAEIMVLCSLVSSSQSSRFAHYSNGSSAFNVHSSFDEAVTFLGEKIQAVEYQISRSIASEVVVQQKSEEHQKMEEKASNLYSALWSIEGLTDDQRYDALSKIPDHPTQMIVFFSLPSVARLEWVRRFLSHH, translated from the exons atggcttctgaagctgcagaaattatg GTTCTTTGTTCCTTGGTTTCTTCATCGCAGTCGTCCCGATTTGCTCATTATAG taatggctcgtccGCATTTAATGTGcattcttcatttgatgaggctgTCACTTTCTTGGGGGAAAAAATTCAGGCCGTTGAAtatcaaatcagtaggagtattgcctccgaggtggtagttcagcagaagtcagaagaacatcaaaagatggaagagaaagcttcaaatttgtattcagccttatggtcaattgaaggtttaaccgacgatcagcggtatgatgctttgagtaaaattcccgatcatccaactcaaatgatcgttttctttagtttaccttctgttgcccgattggaatgggtcagaagatttctttctcaccattaa